One Microcebus murinus isolate Inina chromosome 10, M.murinus_Inina_mat1.0, whole genome shotgun sequence DNA segment encodes these proteins:
- the PFDN5 gene encoding prefoldin subunit 5 isoform X2, translating to MAQSINITELNLPQLEMLKNQLDQEVEFLSTSIAQLKVVQTKYVEAKDCLNVLNKSNEGKELLVPLTSSMYVPGKLHDVEHVLIDVGTGYYVEKTAEDAKDFFKRKIDFLTKQMEKIQPALQEKHAMKQGSPVNF from the exons ATGGCGCAGTCGATTAACATCACGGAGCTGAATCTGCCACAACTAGAAATGCTCAAGAATCAGCTGGACCAG GAAGTGGAGTTCTTGTCCACGTCCATTGCCCAGCTCAAGGTGGTACAGACCAAGTATGTGGAAGCCAAGGACTGTCTGAACGTGCTTAACAAGAGCAACGAGG GGAAAGAATTACTCGTCCCACTGACGAGTTCT ATGTATGTCCCTGGGAAGCTACATGATGTAGAACATGTGCTCATTGATGTGGGAACTGGCTACTATGTAGAGAAG ACGGCTGAGGATGCCAAGGACTTCTTCAAGAGGAAAATAGACTTCTTAACCAAGCAGATGGAGAAAATCCAGCCAGCTCTCCAGGAGAAGCATGCCATGAAACAGG GTTCTCCAGTTAACTTCTAA
- the PFDN5 gene encoding prefoldin subunit 5 isoform X1, producing the protein MAQSINITELNLPQLEMLKNQLDQEVEFLSTSIAQLKVVQTKYVEAKDCLNVLNKSNEGKELLVPLTSSMYVPGKLHDVEHVLIDVGTGYYVEKTAEDAKDFFKRKIDFLTKQMEKIQPALQEKHAMKQAVMEMMSQKIQQLTALGAAQTTAKA; encoded by the exons ATGGCGCAGTCGATTAACATCACGGAGCTGAATCTGCCACAACTAGAAATGCTCAAGAATCAGCTGGACCAG GAAGTGGAGTTCTTGTCCACGTCCATTGCCCAGCTCAAGGTGGTACAGACCAAGTATGTGGAAGCCAAGGACTGTCTGAACGTGCTTAACAAGAGCAACGAGG GGAAAGAATTACTCGTCCCACTGACGAGTTCT ATGTATGTCCCTGGGAAGCTACATGATGTAGAACATGTGCTCATTGATGTGGGAACTGGCTACTATGTAGAGAAG ACGGCTGAGGATGCCAAGGACTTCTTCAAGAGGAAAATAGACTTCTTAACCAAGCAGATGGAGAAAATCCAGCCAGCTCTCCAGGAGAAGCATGCCATGAAACAGG ctgTCATGGAAATGATGAGCCAGAAGATTCAGCAGCTCACAGCCCTGGGGGCAGCTCAGACTACTGCTAAGGCCTGA
- the MYG1 gene encoding MYG1 exonuclease, with amino-acid sequence MGRRCFRCLLTLLLLPSSPPPLRTWHRMLGPESVVPPKRPRNNLMAPLRIGTHNGTFHCDEALACALLRLLPEYRDAEIVRTRDPEKLASCDIVVDVGGEYDPQRHRYDHHQRSFTETMSSLSPGKPWQTKLSSAGLIYLHFGHKLLAQLLGTSEEDSMVGTLYDKMYENFVEEVDAVDNGICQWEEGEPRYALTTTLSARVARLNPTWNQPDQDTEEGFKRAMDLVKEEFLQRLDFYQHSWLPARALVEEALAQRFQVDPSGEIVELAKGGCPWKEHLYHLESGLSPPVAITFVIYTDQAGQWRVQCVPKEPHSFQSRLPLPEPWRGLRDKALDQVSGIPGCIFVHASGFIGGHHTREGALNMARATLAQRPHLPQTP; translated from the exons ATGGGCCGCCGCTGCTTTCGCTGCCTTTTaacactgctgctgctgccgtcGTCTCCGCCTCCCCTCCGAACGTGGCACCGCATGCTTGGCCCAGAGTCCGTCGTGCCCCCCAAACGACCCCGCAACAACCTCATGGCACCGCTCCGGATCGGGACGCACAACGGCACCTTCCACTGCGACGAGGCGCTGGCATGCGCATTGCTTCGCCTCCTCCCAGAGTACCGG GATGCAGAGATTGTTCGGACCCGGGATCCGGAAAAACTGGCTTCATGTGACATCGTGGTGGACGTGGGCGGCGAGTATGACCCACAGAGACACCGATATGACCATCACCAGAG GTCTTTCACAGAGACCATGAGCTCCCTGTCCCCTGGGAAACCGTGGCAGACCAAGCTGAGCAGTGCGGGACTCATCTATCTGCACTTCGGGCACAAGCTGCTGGCCCAGTTGCTGGGCACTAGTGAAGAGGACAGCATGGTGGGCACCCTCTATGATAAG ATGTACGAGAACTTTGTGGAGGAGGTGGATGCAGTGGACAATGGGATCTGtcagtgggaggagggggagcctCGATACGCACTGACCACTACCTTGAGTGCCCGGGTTGCTAGACTTAATCCTACCTggaaccagcctgatcaagacaCTGAG GAAGGGTTCAAGCGTGCAATGGATCTGGTCAAAGAGGAGTTTCTGCAAAGACTGGATTTCTACCAACACAGCTGGCTGCCAGCCCGGGCCTTGGTGGAAGAGGCCCTGGCCCAGCGATTTCAG GTGGACCCAAGTGGAGAGATAGTGGAACTGGCAAAAGGAGGATGTCCCTGGAAGGAACACCTCTACCACTTGGAATCTGGGCTCTCTCCCCCTGTTGCCATCACCTTTGTTATCTACACTGACCAGGCTGGACAGTGGCGGGTACAGTGTGTGCCCAAGGAGCCCCACTCATTCCAAAGCCG GCTTCCTCTGCCAGAGCCCTGGCGAGGTCTTCGGGACAAGGCCCTGGACCAGGTCAGCGGGATCCCAGGCTGCATCTTCGTCCATGCCAGTGGCTTCATTGGTGGGCACCACACCCGAGAGGGTGCCTTGAACATGGCCCGTGCCACCTTGGCCCAGCGCCCACACCTACCACAAACCCCCTAG